In Hirundo rustica isolate bHirRus1 chromosome 4, bHirRus1.pri.v3, whole genome shotgun sequence, a genomic segment contains:
- the SLC17A8 gene encoding vesicular glutamate transporter 3 yields the protein MLLSIRDLPKKKDKMPFKGLGSLKERFFNPGKEDVKNTISDSLGNLRRKIDGTNVEEEDPLELTAEGRPVPASSQQPARCECYCCGLPKRYIIAIMSGLGFCISFGIRCNLGVAIVEMVNNSTVYVDGKPELQTAQFNWDPETVGLIHGSFFWGYIVTQIPGGFISNKLAANRVFGAAIFLTSTLNMIIPSAARVHYGCVMFVRILQGLVEGVTYPACHGMWSKWAPPLERSRLATTSFCGSYAGAVVAMPLAGVLVQYIGWSSVFYIYGMFGIIWYAFWLLHAYESPAVHPTITSEERIYIETSIGEGASLANASKFSTPWKRFFTSMPVYAIIVANFCRSWTFYLLLISQPAYFEEVFGFAISKVGLLSAVPHMVMTIIVPIGGQLADFLRSRKILTTTTVRKVMNCGGFGMEATLLLVVGYSHTKGVAISFLVLAVGFSGFAISGFNVNHLDIAPRYASILMGISNGVGTLSGMVCPLIVGAMTKHKTREEWQNVFLIAALVHYTGVIFYAIFASGEKQEWADPENLSEEKCGIIDQDELAEETEMNNETFVSPKKTYGATSQNSEVQRREWRKQKQITQDMKEQTSYHYENGNFQDLS from the exons GAAGATTGATGGCACCaatgtggaggaggaggatcCCCTTGAGCTGACGGCGGAGGGGCGGCCCGTGCcggccagcagccagcagccggCGCGGTGTGAGTGCTACTGCTGTGGCCTGCCCAAGCGCTACATCATCGCCATCATGAGCGGCCTGGGCTTCTGCATCTCCTTCGGCATCAGGTGCAACCTGGGCGTGGCCATCGTGGAGATGGTCAACAACAGCACTGTCTATGTCGATGgaaagccagagctgcag ACAGCCCAATTCAACTGGGATCCAGAGACTGTTGGACTCATTCATGGCTCTTTTTTCTGGGGTTACATTGTGACACAAATTCCAGGAGGGTTCATCTCAAACAAACTAGCTGCTAACAG GGTATTTGGGGCAGCTATTTTTCTAACATCTACACTGAACATGATCATCCCTTCAGCAGCAAGAGTGCATTATGGCTGTGTGATGTTTGTAAGGATTCTTCAAGGTTTGGTGGAG GGTGTCACGTACCCAGCCTGCCACGGGATGTGGAGTAAGTGGGCCCCACCACTGGAGAGAAGCAGGTTGGCTACTACTTCATTCTGTG GGTCTTACGCAGGTGCGGTGGTGGCCATGCCACTGGCAGGTGTGCTGGTACAGTATATAGGATGGTCATCAGTCTTTTATATTTATG GAATGTTCGGGATTATTTGGTACGCGTTTTGGCTGCTTCATGCCTATGAGAGCCCTGCTGTGCATCCAACAATAACCAGTGAAGAAAGGATATATATAGAAACAAGTATAGGAGAAGGAGCCAGCCTAGCTAATGCAAGT aaattTAGTACTCCCTGGAAGAGATTTTTCACTTCAATGCCAGTTTACGCAATCATTGTGGCAAACTTCTGCAGAAGCTGGACCTTCTATTTGCTCCTTATAAGCCAGCCTGCTTACTTTGAAGAAGTCTTTGGATTTGCAATAAGCAAG GTTGGCCTTTTGTCAGCAGTTCCTCACATGGTCATGACAATCATTGTGCCCATTGGAGGGCAACTGGCTGATTTCTTACGGAGCAGGAAGATCTTAACCACTACCACTGTAAGGAAGGTCATGAACTGTGGAG GCTTTGGGATGGAAGCAACCTTGCTTTTGGTGGTTGGTTATTCTCACACAAAAGGTGTGGCTATTTCCTTTCTGGTGTTAGCAGTAGGCTTCAGTGGCTTTGCAATTTCAG GCTTCAATGTGAATCACTTGGACATAGCTCCTCGTTATGCCAGTATTCTGATGGGGATCTCCAACGGCGTGGGGACGCTGTCGGGAATGGTGTGCCCACTCATTGTTGGTGCAATGACAAAACATAAG ACCCGTGAAGAATGGCAGAACGTCTTTCTGATTGCAGCCCTGGTGCATTACACTGGCGTGATATTCTACGCTATCTTTGCTTCTGGGGAGAAGCAGGAATGGGCTGACCCCGAAAACCTCAGTGAAGAGAAATGTGGCATAATTGATCAGGATGAACTGGCTGAAGAAACAGAGATGAACAATGAAACTTTTGTAAGCCCAAAGAAAACGTACGGTGCTACCAGTCAAAATAGTGAAGTacagagaagggaatggaggAAGCAAAAGCAAATAACTCAAGACATGAAGGAACAGACTTCTTACCAttatgaaaatggaaattttcaagATTTGTCTTAA